A DNA window from Moorella thermoacetica contains the following coding sequences:
- a CDS encoding vitamin B12-dependent ribonucleotide reductase codes for MKITDNARTILEKRYLKKENGVPVETPEEMFRRVAAAVAGAERIFNPALTEAQVEEYADRFYRLMTSWDFLPNSPTLMNAGRELGQLSACFVLPVDDSMDAIFTAVKDAALIHKSGGGTGFSFSRLRPKNSPVRSTGGVASGPVSFMKVFNAATEAIKQGGTRRGANMGILRVDHPDILEFISCKENNNELTNFNISVGLTREFMDALARDDYYELKFEGRVYQRLKAQEVFAEIVNHAWANGEPGIIFLDRLNEDNPTPELGEIEATNPCGEQPLLPYEACNLGSVNLANMVRDGGVNWDKLADTVRLAVRFLDNVIEINEFPLEKISVMVRGNRKIGLGVMGWADMLFQLRLPYDSEEAVELGRKVMAFIQKEAHGASRDLAGERGSFPNIDKSIYRGQQLRNATCTTIAPTGTISMIAGTTSGIEPVFALAYTKNVLDGASLVEVNPVFQAYVEENFPPEQARSIFNRIAAGARVSEIEYIPPEMRRVFVTALEISPEWHIRMQAAFQASTDNAVSKTVNFPSEATREDVRRAYELAYQLGCKGVTVYRSGSREKEVLITGAKNKPVRDREPAREKTYPRPRPKRTCGVTEQVKTGCGKMYITVNYDREGLIETFATTGSSGGCSGFTEGVSRLISLALRANIAPEAIIDQLTSVSCPNFLRRRATDKSIIGKSCPDIIGRVLARELKNWHDHGPYQVPPDFSDKALAEISATADAATPVLNPLSAAEEAELIARGICPECGSTLYFQEGCVTCSCGFSKCG; via the coding sequence ATGAAAATTACCGACAATGCCCGGACTATCCTCGAAAAACGCTACCTGAAGAAAGAAAACGGCGTTCCGGTGGAAACACCGGAAGAGATGTTCCGCCGGGTAGCAGCAGCAGTGGCAGGGGCCGAAAGGATTTTTAATCCCGCCCTCACAGAAGCTCAGGTGGAAGAATATGCCGACCGCTTCTACCGGCTCATGACCAGTTGGGACTTTCTCCCCAACAGCCCGACCTTGATGAATGCCGGCCGGGAGCTGGGCCAACTCTCGGCTTGTTTTGTGTTACCCGTGGATGACAGCATGGATGCCATTTTTACGGCTGTGAAGGATGCGGCCCTGATTCATAAGAGCGGGGGAGGGACAGGCTTTTCCTTTAGCCGTCTGCGTCCCAAGAACAGTCCTGTCCGCTCCACCGGCGGTGTCGCCTCTGGTCCTGTGTCCTTTATGAAGGTCTTTAATGCTGCCACCGAAGCCATTAAGCAGGGAGGGACCAGACGGGGGGCCAACATGGGCATCCTGCGGGTTGATCACCCAGACATCCTGGAGTTTATCTCCTGCAAAGAAAATAACAATGAACTGACTAACTTTAACATCTCTGTAGGCCTGACCAGGGAATTCATGGACGCCCTGGCCCGGGACGATTACTATGAACTAAAATTCGAAGGCCGGGTGTATCAAAGGTTAAAAGCGCAAGAGGTATTTGCCGAGATTGTCAACCATGCCTGGGCGAACGGGGAGCCGGGCATCATCTTTTTGGACCGCCTCAATGAGGATAATCCCACCCCCGAGCTGGGCGAAATCGAGGCTACCAACCCCTGTGGTGAACAACCGCTCCTCCCCTACGAGGCCTGTAACCTTGGCTCCGTGAACCTGGCTAATATGGTCCGGGATGGGGGAGTTAACTGGGACAAGCTGGCCGATACGGTCCGCCTGGCGGTACGCTTCCTGGACAATGTCATTGAGATTAATGAGTTCCCCCTGGAAAAGATTAGCGTCATGGTCCGAGGAAATCGCAAGATCGGCCTGGGGGTCATGGGGTGGGCCGATATGCTCTTCCAGCTCCGGCTACCCTACGATTCCGAAGAAGCCGTGGAACTGGGCCGTAAAGTTATGGCCTTTATCCAGAAGGAGGCCCATGGAGCTTCCCGGGATCTGGCGGGCGAGCGAGGCAGCTTCCCGAACATTGATAAAAGCATTTACCGGGGGCAACAGCTCCGCAACGCCACCTGCACCACCATTGCCCCGACCGGTACCATCAGTATGATTGCCGGCACCACTTCGGGTATTGAACCTGTCTTTGCCCTGGCTTATACCAAAAACGTACTGGACGGGGCCAGCCTGGTAGAAGTAAATCCTGTTTTCCAGGCTTATGTCGAAGAAAACTTTCCTCCGGAACAAGCCCGGTCGATTTTTAATCGCATCGCCGCCGGTGCCAGGGTTAGTGAAATTGAATATATCCCGCCGGAGATGCGCCGGGTGTTTGTTACCGCCCTGGAGATCAGCCCGGAATGGCATATACGTATGCAAGCAGCCTTCCAGGCCAGTACTGATAACGCCGTTTCCAAAACAGTTAACTTCCCCTCCGAGGCCACCAGGGAGGATGTGCGCCGAGCCTATGAACTGGCCTATCAGCTGGGATGCAAAGGCGTTACCGTTTACCGCTCCGGCAGCCGGGAAAAGGAGGTCCTGATTACAGGGGCTAAAAATAAACCTGTCAGGGATAGGGAACCGGCCAGGGAGAAAACCTATCCCCGGCCGCGGCCCAAGCGTACCTGTGGTGTCACCGAGCAGGTGAAGACCGGATGCGGTAAAATGTACATTACCGTCAATTATGATCGTGAAGGTTTAATCGAAACCTTTGCCACCACCGGTTCCTCCGGCGGCTGCAGTGGTTTTACCGAAGGTGTCAGCCGGCTTATTTCCCTGGCCCTGCGGGCCAACATCGCCCCGGAGGCCATAATCGACCAGCTTACTTCCGTCAGTTGTCCTAACTTTTTACGCCGCCGGGCCACCGATAAAAGTATAATTGGCAAGTCTTGCCCGGATATCATCGGCCGCGTCCTGGCCCGGGAGTTGAAAAACTGGCACGACCACGGTCCCTATCAGGTACCTCCCGATTTCAGCGATAAAGCCCTGGCCGAAATTAGTGCCACCGCCGATGCTGCGACTCCGGTTCTAAATCCCCTGAGCGCCGCCGAGGAGGCCGAGCTTATCGCCAGGGGTATCTGCCCCGAATGTGGCTCAACCCTCTATTTCCAGGAAGGTTGTGTTACCTGTAGCTGCGGTTTCAGTAAATGCGGTTAA
- a CDS encoding ATP-binding protein, with protein MVYSFPEEDREYLTEKLAIIGELAAGMAHEIRNPLTSIRGFLQLLRSKYDPGAPEQEYFEIMLDELDRINNIIKEFLSLSKPSQPQLQIVSFDQLVTEALLLAEQEAIMNEVKLEQHLAHDLPLLCLDPAQIKQVILNLTSNALHAAGPGGKVTVCCYLDKKAKEVVTTISDTGPGILPDQLKLIFEPFYTTKENGTGLGLTLSNRIIKGHGGKIKVKSKVGEGSCFSIHLPAS; from the coding sequence ATGGTTTATTCCTTTCCGGAAGAAGATCGGGAATATCTAACAGAAAAGCTGGCCATCATCGGTGAACTGGCCGCTGGTATGGCCCATGAAATCCGTAATCCCTTGACTTCTATCAGGGGGTTTCTCCAATTACTCCGGAGTAAATACGACCCCGGGGCACCAGAACAGGAATACTTCGAAATCATGCTGGACGAACTCGATCGCATAAATAATATTATTAAGGAATTCCTTTCCCTGTCCAAACCCTCTCAACCCCAGTTGCAGATAGTATCCTTCGACCAGCTGGTGACCGAGGCTTTACTCCTGGCGGAGCAGGAAGCCATCATGAATGAAGTAAAACTGGAGCAACACCTGGCCCATGATCTGCCCCTTTTATGCCTGGATCCCGCCCAGATTAAACAGGTGATCCTGAACCTCACTTCCAACGCCCTCCACGCTGCCGGTCCGGGGGGCAAGGTAACCGTCTGCTGTTATTTAGATAAAAAAGCGAAGGAGGTAGTTACCACCATTAGTGATACTGGTCCCGGGATCCTCCCGGATCAGCTCAAGCTAATTTTTGAGCCCTTTTATACCACCAAGGAAAATGGCACCGGCCTGGGTTTAACCTTAAGCAACCGTATCATCAAGGGCCATGGTGGTAAAATAAAGGTTAAAAGTAAAGTGGGAGAGGGGAGTTGTTTCAGCATCCATTTACCTGCATCTTAA
- a CDS encoding UPF0182 family membrane protein produces the protein MKLNRLWFCLLIIIPGFLVAAYLGSHFLTDWYWFAEVGYRQVFLTRLLSEVGIRLGTIAFFFLFFYLNLLFTRKSLHLSPPEGRENWTLKEYLIDRFITSRRLGILYLLLSLAGALIFSPLAAGKWLVVQEYLRATPFGLADPLFGRDVSFYIFKLPLYHFLYKLLITAVVGAVLVTGFFYFIFNPRELLGLRRGHFSRPLVHFSTLVALLFLIQAWGFRLQALDLVRSSRGVAFGASYTDIHALLPGYNILGWVAVACGLIIVLNAFRRNLKLVSAGILSFMAAYFLLVIAVPLAVQKFQVEPNEFAREEPYLRYNINFTRRAYGLDRITIQEFPALDNLTPASLREEGATLDNIRLWDYRPLEQTYSQLQEIRSYYSFKDIDVDRYTLDGRERQVMLAARELDQNKLPDRARTWINEKMRYTHGYGLAMNPANTVTAGGQPEFIAGDLPFHSSAGLQVNEPRIYYGELTGDYVITGGTAAEFDYPVTGEDNFVETRYQGRGGVPINTPWRRLVFAFRFHDYRLLMSNGLTPQSKILYYRNIQERVRKIMPYLRYDADPYLVVAGGRLYWFLDAYTITNMYPYSEPNSGGFNYIRNSVKVVIDAYNGSVDYYLVDPGDPLAQTLARIFPGLFKPREDMPAGLQQHLRYPPDLLSIQAQMLTNYHMENTMLFYNKEDAWSIAEEMVGDKRQAMDPYYTLMRLPGETQAEYILMLPFTPARKVNMIAWLAARNDGPHYGQLLLYQFPKNRSIYGPMQVEARIDQEPRISQQLTLWDQHGSQVIRGNLLVIPIKGSLLYVEPIFLQAQESKLPELRQVVVAYEEKIAMADTLAGALQVIFGTQTPAPAASPQPPSQAATGSPGNLSELIKEANRLYSEAQDRLKQGDWAGYGENLKKLEQVLQEMGQKVAE, from the coding sequence ATGAAATTAAATCGTTTATGGTTCTGTCTTTTAATTATAATCCCGGGCTTCCTGGTCGCAGCCTACCTGGGCTCCCACTTCCTGACCGACTGGTACTGGTTTGCCGAAGTGGGCTACCGCCAGGTCTTCCTTACCCGGTTGCTATCGGAAGTGGGAATACGCCTGGGGACTATAGCCTTTTTCTTCCTTTTCTTTTATCTAAACCTCCTTTTTACCCGTAAAAGCCTCCACCTATCGCCTCCTGAAGGGCGGGAAAATTGGACTTTAAAGGAATACCTCATCGACCGTTTTATTACCAGCAGGCGTTTGGGTATCCTGTATCTTTTACTAAGCCTGGCGGGGGCCCTCATCTTCAGCCCCCTGGCCGCCGGTAAGTGGCTGGTGGTCCAGGAGTACCTCAGGGCCACCCCCTTCGGCCTTGCCGATCCCCTTTTTGGCAGGGATGTTAGTTTCTATATCTTTAAACTGCCCCTTTACCATTTTCTCTATAAATTGCTGATAACGGCTGTGGTTGGGGCCGTCCTGGTCACCGGCTTCTTCTACTTCATCTTTAACCCGCGGGAGCTCCTGGGCCTGCGGCGGGGCCATTTTTCCCGTCCTCTGGTCCATTTTTCCACCCTGGTAGCCCTACTCTTTCTAATTCAAGCCTGGGGGTTCCGCTTGCAGGCCCTTGATCTGGTTCGATCATCCCGGGGTGTGGCCTTCGGCGCCAGCTATACCGATATCCACGCCCTCCTTCCTGGCTATAACATCCTGGGATGGGTAGCCGTAGCCTGCGGCCTGATTATTGTCCTTAACGCCTTTCGCCGTAACCTAAAGCTAGTCAGTGCCGGTATTCTATCCTTTATGGCCGCCTATTTCCTGCTGGTGATAGCTGTACCCCTGGCAGTGCAAAAATTCCAGGTCGAGCCCAACGAGTTCGCCCGGGAGGAGCCCTACCTGCGCTATAATATTAACTTTACCCGCCGGGCCTATGGACTGGACAGGATCACCATCCAGGAATTCCCGGCTCTGGACAACTTGACCCCCGCCAGTCTGAGGGAAGAAGGGGCCACCCTGGACAACATCCGCCTGTGGGATTACCGACCCCTGGAGCAAACCTACAGCCAGCTCCAGGAGATCCGTTCTTATTATAGTTTTAAGGATATCGATGTCGACCGCTACACCCTGGATGGCAGGGAGCGGCAGGTCATGCTGGCGGCCCGGGAACTGGACCAGAACAAATTGCCTGACCGGGCCCGGACGTGGATCAACGAAAAAATGCGCTATACCCACGGCTACGGTCTGGCCATGAACCCGGCCAACACCGTTACTGCCGGCGGCCAGCCGGAGTTTATCGCCGGCGACCTGCCCTTTCACAGCAGTGCCGGCCTCCAGGTTAATGAGCCCCGGATCTATTACGGTGAACTGACCGGTGATTATGTCATTACCGGCGGTACGGCAGCTGAATTTGATTACCCTGTCACGGGAGAAGATAATTTCGTTGAAACCCGATATCAGGGAAGAGGCGGGGTTCCCATTAATACTCCCTGGCGGCGGCTGGTCTTCGCTTTTCGCTTTCACGATTACCGGCTGCTGATGAGCAACGGGCTAACTCCCCAGAGTAAGATACTCTATTACCGCAATATCCAGGAACGGGTGCGGAAGATCATGCCCTATTTGCGCTATGACGCTGATCCCTACCTGGTTGTTGCCGGGGGCCGCCTTTACTGGTTCCTAGACGCCTATACCATTACTAATATGTATCCCTATTCCGAACCAAACAGCGGCGGCTTCAATTATATTCGCAACTCTGTCAAGGTGGTTATCGATGCTTATAACGGTAGTGTTGACTACTATCTTGTTGACCCGGGAGACCCCCTGGCCCAAACCCTGGCCAGAATTTTCCCCGGGCTATTCAAGCCCCGGGAAGACATGCCGGCCGGGCTGCAGCAGCACCTGCGTTATCCCCCCGACCTTTTAAGCATCCAGGCCCAGATGTTGACTAACTACCATATGGAAAACACCATGCTTTTTTATAACAAAGAGGATGCCTGGAGTATAGCTGAGGAAATGGTCGGCGATAAACGCCAGGCCATGGATCCCTATTACACCCTGATGCGTTTACCCGGGGAAACACAGGCGGAGTATATCTTAATGCTTCCCTTTACACCAGCCCGTAAGGTCAATATGATAGCCTGGCTAGCAGCCCGCAATGATGGTCCCCATTACGGCCAGCTTTTGTTATACCAGTTCCCTAAAAACCGCTCTATTTATGGCCCTATGCAGGTCGAAGCCCGTATCGACCAGGAACCGCGTATCTCCCAGCAGCTAACCCTCTGGGACCAGCATGGCTCCCAGGTCATCCGGGGGAATCTTCTGGTAATCCCCATTAAAGGCTCCCTGCTTTATGTAGAGCCAATCTTCCTCCAGGCCCAGGAAAGTAAATTACCTGAACTGCGCCAGGTGGTAGTTGCTTACGAAGAAAAAATAGCCATGGCCGACACCCTGGCCGGGGCCCTGCAGGTCATCTTCGGTACCCAGACACCTGCACCCGCCGCCAGTCCTCAACCGCCATCCCAGGCTGCAACAGGCAGCCCAGGTAACCTGTCGGAACTCATCAAAGAAGCCAACCGCCTCTATAGCGAAGCCCAGGACAGGCTAAAACAGGGTGATTGGGCCGGTTACGGGGAAAACCTGAAAAAGCTGGAGCAGGTCCTCCAGGAGATGGGACAAAAAGTAGCTGAATGA
- a CDS encoding D-alanine--D-alanine ligase: MKIAVLMGGPSSEREISLKSGSAVAAALSGLGHQVITIDLNREVVARLKNFAPDVVFNALHGKPGEDGSVQGLLEVLGLPYTGSRVLASAITMDKIMTKRVLLQAGIPTPKFLAWTGAEYATGKKEIKAAILKELGLPVVIKAPTQGSTIGTFIVREEGELEPAIAGALKYDLSFMAEAYLAGPEITAAVLGNRKPQVLPLIEIVSHTGFYDYQAKYTPGLSDHIIPPRLPDDVLAAATSLAGRTYALLGCRGFARVDFIVAGGREPQVIEVNSVPGMTATSLVPDAARAAGLDFPDLVQKIVDLALEP, translated from the coding sequence ATGAAAATTGCCGTCCTAATGGGTGGCCCCTCTTCCGAAAGGGAGATTTCTTTAAAAAGCGGGTCTGCCGTTGCCGCCGCCCTGTCCGGCCTGGGTCACCAGGTGATAACTATAGATCTGAACAGGGAGGTAGTAGCCAGGTTAAAAAACTTCGCCCCCGACGTTGTCTTTAACGCCCTCCACGGTAAACCCGGGGAAGACGGTTCTGTCCAGGGCCTGCTGGAGGTCCTGGGCCTGCCTTATACTGGCAGCCGCGTCCTGGCCAGTGCCATAACAATGGATAAAATTATGACTAAACGCGTCCTGCTCCAGGCCGGTATCCCCACCCCCAAATTTTTAGCCTGGACCGGTGCTGAATACGCCACCGGCAAGAAAGAGATAAAGGCGGCGATATTAAAGGAACTAGGTTTGCCGGTGGTCATTAAGGCCCCGACCCAGGGTTCCACCATTGGCACCTTTATCGTCAGGGAAGAAGGGGAACTGGAGCCGGCCATAGCCGGGGCCCTGAAATATGACCTTTCCTTTATGGCCGAAGCCTACCTGGCAGGCCCGGAGATCACGGCTGCCGTCCTGGGGAACCGGAAACCCCAGGTCTTGCCTTTAATAGAAATCGTCTCCCATACCGGCTTTTATGATTATCAGGCCAAGTACACCCCCGGCCTGAGTGATCATATTATCCCGCCCCGATTGCCGGATGACGTCCTGGCAGCAGCTACCTCCCTGGCCGGCCGGACCTATGCCCTCCTGGGTTGCCGCGGTTTCGCCCGGGTGGATTTTATCGTGGCGGGGGGCCGGGAGCCCCAGGTCATTGAAGTCAATAGCGTCCCGGGGATGACCGCCACCAGCCTGGTACCGGACGCCGCCCGGGCGGCAGGATTGGATTTTCCGGATCTGGTCCAGAAAATCGTCGACCTGGCCCTGGAGCCTTGA
- a CDS encoding PHP domain-containing protein: MLSLVYADLHIHTLASDGSLAPAAILELARQKGLKALSFTDHESLSGYIQVYNQARELGLELLPGIEMVTSFRGREIHLLGYNFDPTAPVLASALEEIRRERRIIARQVIRRLQNLGFNISWEQVEALIPPGGVLGKNHILQVLRHCGYIDNQEKTIEFLRRYLGPGGLAYIPYEGNPLPRAVALIHAAGGISVLAHPGLINDDTLVNCILEEGIDGLEVFYYYLGSKRRELIHSYYRLAKERHLLITGGTDFHGLYAPVALGTMGISAAMLAGLSKHQPPGANISPGEVSFLR, encoded by the coding sequence GTGTTGTCTTTGGTCTATGCCGACCTCCACATCCACACCCTGGCCTCGGACGGTAGCCTGGCGCCGGCAGCAATCCTGGAGCTTGCCAGGCAGAAAGGTCTCAAGGCCCTTAGTTTTACCGATCACGAAAGCCTTTCCGGTTATATCCAGGTGTACAACCAGGCTCGGGAACTCGGCCTGGAGCTCCTCCCCGGTATTGAGATGGTCACCAGCTTCCGGGGGCGGGAAATCCACCTCCTGGGCTATAATTTCGACCCCACGGCCCCGGTACTGGCCTCCGCCCTGGAGGAAATCCGCCGGGAGCGCCGGATAATTGCCCGCCAGGTTATTCGCCGCCTGCAAAACCTTGGTTTTAATATCAGCTGGGAACAGGTTGAGGCCCTGATTCCCCCCGGGGGTGTCCTGGGGAAAAACCATATCCTCCAGGTTCTAAGACATTGCGGTTATATCGACAACCAGGAAAAAACCATTGAATTCCTGCGTCGCTACCTGGGACCTGGAGGTCTGGCCTACATTCCTTACGAAGGTAATCCCTTACCCAGAGCTGTAGCCCTGATCCATGCAGCCGGGGGGATAAGCGTGCTGGCCCATCCCGGCCTAATCAATGATGATACCCTGGTCAATTGCATCCTGGAAGAGGGCATTGACGGCCTGGAAGTATTCTATTATTATCTAGGGAGTAAACGCCGGGAGTTAATCCATTCCTACTACCGCCTGGCCAAGGAACGCCACCTCCTGATAACCGGCGGTACTGATTTTCATGGCCTATATGCGCCGGTGGCACTTGGGACCATGGGTATTTCTGCTGCCATGCTGGCCGGGTTAAGTAAGCACCAACCGCCGGGCGCCAATATTTCCCCTGGGGAGGTCTCATTTTTAAGATGA
- the fusA gene encoding elongation factor G, producing MKVYPSTSIRNVAIVAHGGAGKTSLTEALLYNAGATKRLGRVDEGNTVTDYLPEEIKRKVTTNSALAVAEWQDNKINLLDTPGYSDFFGEVVGALRVVDSLLVVVSAVAGVEVQTEVVWETADNHHLPRITYVNKMDRENANFQKAVESMRERLSGHIVPVQLPIGEAENFTGIIDILNQKAYTYDNGSEKEIPVPAEYADEVASLREALIEAAAEGDDELLMKYLDGKELSSEEIRSGLKKAVAEGKAIPVLCGSAWKNMAVKPVLDYIINYLPSPVEATGKDAAALEGENLAALVFKTIADPYVGKLSMFRVYSGVLKSDSTVYNVNRESEEKIGQLFSLQGKNQLPVTEMKPGDIGAIAKLQVTTTGDTLTTKANPVRLKGIDFPEPTLPVAIKPKSKGDEDKLSNALARLLEEDPTLRLNKNTETRETILTGMGESHLDITLERLQRKFGVEVEMSTPTVPYRETIRAAVNHIEGKHKKQTGGHGQYGHVFIDMAPLPDKEFEFTETIFGGAVPRQYIPAVEKGIREAMQEGILAGYPVTNIKVNLADGSYHPVDSSEMAFKVAAGLAFRKAVEQAKPVLLEPIMNVEITVPEQFMGDIMGDLNSRRGRILGMEPQGKNQVIRAQVPLAEMYRYAIDLKSITQARGHFKMDFAQYEEVPASIAEKIIQQAKAKKEE from the coding sequence ATGAAGGTTTACCCCAGTACCAGCATCAGGAACGTAGCTATAGTCGCCCACGGCGGTGCCGGTAAGACCAGCCTGACGGAAGCGCTCCTTTATAACGCCGGTGCTACCAAACGCCTGGGGCGGGTTGACGAGGGTAATACTGTAACCGACTACCTTCCCGAAGAAATTAAGCGCAAGGTTACTACCAACTCCGCATTGGCCGTGGCCGAGTGGCAGGATAATAAGATAAATCTACTGGATACCCCCGGTTACAGTGACTTCTTTGGCGAGGTGGTAGGCGCCCTGCGGGTGGTAGATAGTCTGCTGGTAGTAGTTAGCGCTGTGGCCGGGGTAGAGGTCCAGACAGAGGTTGTATGGGAAACGGCGGACAATCATCATCTGCCGCGGATCACCTATGTAAATAAAATGGACCGGGAGAACGCCAATTTCCAGAAAGCTGTGGAATCGATGCGAGAGCGTTTGAGCGGCCATATAGTCCCTGTCCAGTTGCCCATAGGCGAGGCGGAAAACTTTACCGGAATTATCGATATCCTCAACCAAAAGGCCTATACCTACGATAACGGCAGTGAAAAAGAGATACCAGTTCCGGCGGAATATGCCGATGAGGTTGCCAGCCTGCGGGAAGCCTTGATTGAAGCTGCTGCCGAAGGCGATGATGAACTGCTGATGAAATACCTGGACGGAAAAGAACTTTCCAGCGAAGAAATCCGCTCCGGCTTGAAAAAAGCCGTTGCCGAAGGCAAGGCCATTCCTGTTCTCTGCGGCTCAGCCTGGAAGAATATGGCTGTCAAACCCGTCCTGGACTATATAATAAACTACCTACCTTCCCCCGTTGAAGCTACCGGCAAGGATGCCGCCGCCCTCGAGGGTGAGAACCTGGCTGCCCTGGTATTTAAGACCATAGCCGATCCCTATGTTGGTAAATTAAGCATGTTCCGGGTCTATAGCGGCGTTCTGAAATCCGACTCCACGGTCTACAACGTCAACCGGGAAAGCGAGGAAAAAATCGGCCAGCTCTTCTCCCTCCAGGGCAAAAACCAGCTGCCGGTCACGGAGATGAAACCAGGGGATATAGGAGCTATAGCCAAACTCCAGGTTACCACCACCGGTGACACCCTTACCACCAAAGCCAACCCGGTCCGCCTGAAAGGTATTGACTTCCCGGAACCGACCCTGCCGGTGGCCATCAAACCTAAGAGCAAGGGCGATGAAGATAAACTCAGCAACGCCCTGGCGCGGTTGCTGGAGGAAGACCCCACCCTGCGCCTGAACAAAAATACCGAGACCAGGGAAACCATCCTCACCGGAATGGGAGAATCCCACCTGGATATCACCCTGGAACGGCTGCAGCGCAAATTTGGCGTGGAGGTGGAAATGAGCACCCCCACAGTACCTTACCGGGAAACCATTCGCGCCGCAGTTAACCATATAGAAGGTAAGCATAAAAAACAAACGGGCGGCCACGGCCAGTACGGCCACGTCTTTATCGACATGGCTCCCCTGCCGGATAAGGAATTTGAATTCACCGAGACCATCTTCGGCGGCGCCGTGCCGCGCCAGTATATCCCGGCGGTTGAGAAGGGTATCCGCGAGGCCATGCAGGAAGGCATCCTGGCCGGCTACCCGGTGACTAATATCAAGGTCAACCTGGCCGACGGTTCTTACCACCCGGTTGACTCCTCTGAAATGGCTTTCAAGGTTGCTGCCGGCCTGGCCTTCCGCAAAGCAGTAGAACAGGCCAAACCGGTGTTGCTTGAGCCCATAATGAACGTGGAGATAACGGTACCTGAACAGTTTATGGGCGACATTATGGGCGATTTAAACAGCCGCCGCGGCCGTATCCTGGGTATGGAACCCCAGGGTAAAAACCAGGTCATCCGCGCCCAGGTTCCCCTGGCAGAAATGTACCGTTACGCTATTGACTTGAAGTCCATCACCCAGGCCCGCGGCCACTTTAAAATGGATTTTGCCCAGTACGAAGAGGTCCCGGCCAGCATTGCTGAGAAGATCATCCAGCAGGCTAAAGCTAAAAAGGAAGAGTAA